One window of Mediterraneibacter gnavus ATCC 29149 genomic DNA carries:
- a CDS encoding TnpV protein produces MTELKPRIHDESNGLDYVLVGDYYVPDLKLPEEHRPIGMWGRLHRTYLEQYRPARLSALCLSGELHTYLADLNKQAAERCSLIIEQMKQAEGVTETMKADNQMLWVQSMNSIRNRAEEIIRQEMIYC; encoded by the coding sequence ATGACAGAATTGAAACCACGAATCCATGATGAAAGCAATGGTCTGGACTATGTTCTTGTGGGCGATTACTATGTGCCGGACTTGAAGCTGCCGGAGGAACACCGCCCTATCGGTATGTGGGGCAGACTGCACAGGACATATTTGGAGCAGTACCGCCCTGCAAGGTTATCTGCCCTCTGTTTATCCGGCGAACTGCATACTTACCTTGCTGACCTGAACAAACAGGCAGCGGAAAGGTGCAGCCTTATCATTGAGCAGATGAAACAAGCCGAGGGTGTGACCGAAACCATGAAAGCAGACAATCAGATGTTGTGGGTACAGTCCATGAACTCTATCCGTAACCGAGCCGAAGAAATCATCAGACAGGAAATGATTTACTGCTGA